The DNA sequence AATGCCCGGAGAAAGCCGTCCTGCCCGCCATCGACAAGTTCCAGAGGCAACGGTATTACATCGAGATCTTCAATCGGGGAAGCAAGCCTTTCGACTTTCGCGTCCGCGCCTCCAAGCCTTGGGTGAACGTGAGCCAGACTCGCGGAAGGGTCGAGAAAGAAATCAGGATATGGGTGAGTGTCGATTGGGACAGGGTACCGGCTGGTAGCCACATGGCCAGCCTTCAGATTTCCGGGCCGAAGGGCCGCCGCGTGGAGGTCGAGGTTCCCGTACACAATCCGGCGGTCCCTGAGCAGGAGGTGCGCGGGTGCTTTGTCGAGAGCAACGGCTGCATCTCTATCGAAGCTGAGCACAGCGCGCGTGTGGTGAACACGGGCTCCGTCTTCTGGCAGGTGATCCCAGATCTCGGCCGAACCATGTCCGGTGTCACGCCCTTCCCCGTCACCATGCCCCGCCAGACCCCACCGGGGACGGCCCGCCTTGAGTACGATGTCTACCTCTTCAGCTCGGGGCAGGTGAAAGTGGTTGCCTACCTTTCCCCCACCCTCAACTTCCTAAACACCGACGGTCTGCAGTTCGCCGTGTCCTTTGACGACGAGGTTCCTCAGGTCGTCAATATGCACGCCGGCATGACCTACGACGATTGGGAAGAGAGGGTGCGGAATAACGTCGTAACGACAAGCACCGTACATCTCATTCAGGATCCCGGGCGCCACGTCTTGAAGATCTGGGCAGTGGATCCGGGAGTGGTCTTGCAGAAGATTGTGATCGACGCGGGAGGAGTGAAGCCTTCGTACCTCGGGCCACCAGAAAGCTACCGGGCTCCCCTGAACTGACGGAGGCTCGGAAGCAAGAGACTTGGGGGCCCATGACCCTGCGCCGAGGAGAATGGCCTGGCCTACTCGGCTTACCTGGGGTTCAGGCGAGGGGAGGGAGGGTGTGGTTGTTCCCCCGCGCCTGAGAGAACGCATGAGGGGAAGGGATCGCATTCGAACAGACAGCTGAACGGAGTCCCCGTGGCGAACCAGGAATCCGGGAGTGTGAGCGTATGACCGAGGAGCAGTGGAGGCTTCTTCTCGATGTGGTCAGCGGGAGACCGGTGAGCCCGCTTCCCGTGGCTTTCATTATCGATAGTCCCTGGCTTCCGAACTGGTACGGCATCCAAATCCTCGACTATTTCACGAGCGAAGAGCTCTGGTTCCAGGCCAATCTGCAGGCTGTGAGGCAATTTCCCCAGGTTCTCTTCCTGCCCGGCTTCTGGGCTGAGTACGGGATGTGCACGGAGCCCTCCGCGTTTGGCGTCCGTTGCGTATTTCCTCCCAATGAGTTCCCCCAGGTGCACAAGCTTCTGCGCTCGATCGAAGAGGCTGCGGAGCTGCCGCAGCCCGATCCGCGCACCGATGGGTTGCTACCCTTTGTCTTGAACCGCTTGAAGCACGCGCGGCCCCGGATCGAAGAGGCAGGGCATCAGATCCGCTTCGCGGTTGCCCGGGGTCCGCTGAACATCGCGGCCCACCTCCTGGGCACCACGGAATTCCTGACCGCCATGATGCTTGAGCCGGAAAAAACCGAAAGCCTCCTCCACAAAATCACCAGCTTTCTGAGGGATTGGCTAGAGCTCCAGATGGAGACCTTTCCCACCATTGACGGGGTTTTCCTGCTCGACGACATGATCGGCTTCATTGGACCGCGCGAATTCGAACGGTTTGGCTTCCCATTCTTCAAGAGGCTCTTCGATTATCCAGTGTCGGTTCGCTTCCTTCACAACGATGCCGACTGCAGGGCCTCGGCTCCTTATCTACCGGATATGGGGGTGAATCTCTTCAACATGGGGTTCGAGGTCTCGCTGAATGACCTCAAGCAAATGACGCGGAACGAAGTCGCCTTGATGGGAAATATCCCGCCCCGTGACGTGCTCGCCGCCGGCACTCCGGACACAGTACGTGCGGCGGTGCAGGAGCTAATCGCTTCCCTCTCGGACCGCCGACGGATCCTCCTTTCCTGCGGTGGGGGAATGCCCCCCGGGGTGAGGACCGAGAACCTCGTGGCGTTTCTTGAGGGGGCTTGGGGCCAACAAGGGGCCGGCCTGTGATTGTAGGCTGGGGAATTGCCCCTTGCCCCTGGCAGGACGCGCCATCTGTAGCGGACGTCCGCCGGAAAGATTCAGGCAAGAAGGCTACGGCTGAGTAGCGGGGGAGGAGGTGTACGAAGAGGGCTGCCTGTTTGGACGCGTGGGACGGCTGGTCGGGCTGCGGGTAGGCGAATGGAAGGGATGCAGTGCCACGTGAGATGACAAGGACTTCAATCTATCAGGTTCTAACCGCTGTGGGGGTAGCCCTCGGGAGTCTGCAGCTAAGCTTCGCCCGGGCGCAGGAGGGTCCGGACTGGGTTCGTGGACATCTGGTCCAGGTCAATGACAACGGTGCGTGGTGCTGGTACCAGGACGAACGGGCAGTTGTGGACGCGTCGGCCGGCAAGCTTCTGGTTGGGTCGGTGGCCAGCGGCTCGGGCTGCGGCGGGCCCTCTCGGAACGGCAATGTCGAAGCGGTCGTCCTGGATCTCACCACCCGCCAGGCGACCCGATACGTGCTCACGCGTGCCGGCTGCGATGACCACAATGCCCCGGCGTTCTTGGTACGACCCGATGGAAAATACCTGGCGATGTACGCTCAGCACTACGACACAGCCAGCCGGTACCGGATCTTCGACGGGGCCAGCTGGTCGCCGGAGCGCCAGTTTGACTGGAGCGGGATTCCAGGCGGAACCGATTTCTCGGCCACCTACTCGAACCTCCATCGCTTGGCAGCCGAGGGCCGCGTGTACAACTTCGTGCGATGCTACGGTCGCAGCCCCAATTTCATGGTCTCCCACAACCTGGGCGACACTTGGTCGTATGGGGGCCTTCTAACATATCCCGACGTGTCCATCGGGTACGTGAACGGATACTTCAAGTACTGGAGCAACGGTGTCGACCGGATCGACTTTGTGTGCACCGAGCACCACCCCCGCGACTATAACACAAGCCTCTACCACGGCTACATCAGACGCGGGCAGAGCTTTGACTCCTACGGCACACTGCGGGACTCGACGATCTTCGATAAGCACGCACCAAGGCCTGCCGATTTTACTCTCGTCTTCGCCGCCAATACCGTCGTCCAAGGCGTCGTGATGAGCCGCTGCTGGAACATTGACCTGCAGGCCTACAAAGACGGCACGATCGCCGTCCTATTCAAAGCCCGGATGAATGACGACCCCGATTCGCCTTCGGACGATCCTGAGCACGCCTTTCTGTACGCGCGTTTCGACGGTCGCCGCTGGCAGGCCCACTACCTGTGTCGTGCGGGCAAGAAGCTGTACAGCGCGGAACAGGACTATACGGGGCTGGGAGCTCTCCACCCTGCGGATCCCAACATCGTGTTTGTTTCGACGCCGTATGATCCCAGGGACGATTCGTTCCTCGGCGTGCACGAGATTTTCCGGGGCACGACCCCCGACAGCGGAAGGACGTGGGAATGGACCCCCGTGACCTATCATTCCACCCGCGATAATCTCCGACCCATCGTGCCCGCTTGGGACGGCGGGAGGACCATCCTCCTCTGGATGCGGGGGAGCTACTTTAGCGCGCAGTCCTTCGACGCCGCAATCGTGGCGCTGATCGAGGAAGAGCAGGGGACCGCATGGCCGCCCATGGTCTACGTGGATGCGACACCCCAAAACACACGACGGGCCGATGGTGCGGCCCTGGATGCCACTGGACCAAGCAGTGCCCAGGGTGCGGCAGACGGCCGGTGGCACCTACGGACAGGCTACGGCAACGGCGACACGCTGCTTACCTCGGCCGAGCTGGGGGGCGAAGATGCCCCTACGCTGACCACGGCTGTTGTCCTGTCCCAGCCGGGGGAATATGACATCTGGGTCAACTTCTGGGGCAAGCCAGGTGCGGACTGGAGGATCAAGGCGGGCCTGTCTCGTGACCGCCTCCAGGTCTTTCGCCAGATGGCCTGTCAGCGTGTCCAGCCAGGGTGGCACTCCTCGGAGCTCGTCCTCGAGGAGGCTGGCGGCCTATATCTTTACCAGGCCTACGTGGGACGGGTTCACGTGGAAGCCGAGGACACCCTTCAGGTGTTCGTGGATGACGAAGCCGTTCCGGCGGGCGGAAGCTCCCGGAGCGGGGACAGGGTCCGAACCTGGTACGATGGCGTAAGCTTCGCCGCAGCCACTTCTGGTACTCCGGTGCGAGCGTCGGGCCGCCCGCAGGCTCAGGTGGCGGCGGGTTTTCGCCTGTACCCGAGTTTCCCCAACCCGTTCAACTTGGCCACTCGCTTAGTTTTCTCCCTCGATCGCGATGGATACGTGAGGCTGACCGTGGTTGACCCCGAGGGGCGGAAGGTGGCGACGCTCGCGGAGGGACGGATGAGCCGCGGTCAGTACAGCTGGGTGTGGGATGCAGACGGCTTTCCGTCCGGCGTGTACATCGCCGTGCTCGAGGTGGACGGATCGGTGCGGTCGACAAAGATGCTGCTTATCCGGTGAGGTGCGGAGTGGGCGAAAGCAGGGCTGGTCTGGAAGGAAGCGGGGGGCGAGTCGGCAACTTCCGATGGGTGATCGTGGGGTTGGTTTTCCTGGCCACCACGATCAACTACGTGGATCGGATGGTGATGGGTATCCTGGCCCCGACATTGCAGAGAGAGATCCAGTGGTCGGAGCACGAGTACGGCTATATCGTTACCGCATTTACGACGGCCTACGCCATCGGCCTGGTGTCCATGGGAAGACTCACGGATGTGGTGGGCACCAAGATTGGGTACGCGATCGCTCTCGTGGGCTGGAGCCTTGCCGCCATGGCTCATGCCCTGGCCCGCTCGCCCTTTGGATTCGCTGCCGCTCGTTTCGGCCTGGGACTGTTCGAAGCCGGGAACTTCCCCTCCGCCGTCAAGACGGTGGCCGAGTGGTTCCCCAAGAAGGAGAGAGCTCTGGCTACCGGCCTGTTTAATGCCGGGACGAATGTGGGAGCGATCCTGGCCCCCCTGATCGTTCCTTGGCTAACCCTTCGCTGGGGATGGCAGGAGGCATTTCTCGTCACAGGCGGACTCGGCTTCCTCTGGCTGTTCCTGTGGTTTGGCCTTTACGACCGGCCCGAGCGGCATCGCCTGCTCACCAGGCAGGAGTTCGAGTACATTCGCTCAGATCCCCCGGATCCGGAGGCGAAAATTCCGTGGCGGACCTTAATCCTGCACCGCGAGACGTGGGCCTTCGCGACCGGCAAATTCCTTACCGACGCGGCATGGTGGTTCTACCTGTTCTGGATCCCGAAATTCCTCAATGAGCGGTACGGCATCGGGCTGACTCACGTTGGATTGCCCCTGATCGTGATTTACCTGTCGGCCGACCTGGGAAGCATTGGAGGCGGATGGCTGTCGTCGTTCTTCATTAGGCGAGGCTGGTCGATCGATCGGAGCCGGAAGCTGGCCATGCTCATTTGCGCCCTGTGCGTCACCCCCGTCACCCTCGCCTCGCAGGCGGGGTCGGCTTGGCTTGCGGTGGGACTGTTCAGCCTCGCAACCGCTTCGCACCAGGGCTGGTCGGCCAACCTGTTTACCCTTGTGACGGATATGTTCCCTCGCAAGGCCGTGGGGTCCGTTGTAGGCCTGGGGGGAATGGCGGGGGCGATCAGCGGTATGCTTATCGCCAGCTTCACGGGATGGGTCCTCGAGCTCACCGGGAGCTACGTAATGCCACTGCTGTTCGCGGGCGTGGCCTACCTTTTGTCGCTCCTCATCATCAATCTCCTTGTCCCTGAGGTGCGGCAGGTGGAGTTTGACTGACGGGTCAAGTGGTCGCAGAAAGGGGTGAATCCTGAGCCGATGGGGAATGCCGTAAGGACACGCGAGGGAACTTCATAGCGCCTGCGTGGCTTCGCATCAGGTGCACGGGTGTCCCGGCAGGAGAAAAACGCGCTTAGCTGCATGGCAGAGGCACGGAGAGCAAGGAGGTGGCTGTGTCTGAGGCGGCACGAAGAGACCAACCGGATGGCGGCATTTCGCGGCGCACGTTCCTGAGGTGGGTTGGCCTCGCCGGAGCGGGGATGGTCGTTGGCCGGTCGTGGGCCTCTGGAAGCACCGTGGCGGAGAGAGCGGGGACCAGAGGCGGGGCGACCCTCGTCGCTGTGACCGAGGTTTCCACCTACGAACGCGCCCTGATCCGGCAGAAGGTCCAGCACCTGTTCGAATCCCTCGGGGGCATCTCAGACCTCGTGGGCCCGGGGACTAAGGTCGCAATCAAGCTCAACCTAACCGGGGGTTCCGGGACGGCCTATCACTTTCGTCTGGGAGGAAAGGACATACGAGACACCATGTGGACCCACCCCGAGGTGCTCCGGGCTGTGGGCGAGCTGTTGATCGATTGCGGCGTCCGTCCATCTGACCTGTACATTGTAGAGGCTTTGTGGGACCGTGCGTCCTACTACAATTTTGGCTACCGGGACGTCCAGACAAGTCTCGGCGCGCAGTTTGTGGACTTGAACGCTGCCCCCTTCGTTCAGGCCAGTGTCGGCGAACCCCACTTCCGTTACGAAAGCTTTGTGCTGAACCGGATCCTTCAGGAGGTGCATGTCTACGTCTCGATCCCGAAATTGAAGCACCACTACGAAGCGGGGATCACGGGTGCGCTGAAGAACCAGATCGGCATCACACCCCTCTCGTACTACAAGAGGTCAAGCTCGGACGGGAACCGTTCGAAGCTTCACTACGGCCAGGAGGGCGAGAACGTGGGGACTCACCTTCCGCGGGCAATCTGTGACCTGAATCTGGTTCGGCCTGTCCATCTTGCCGTGATAGACGGTGTGAAAAACGCCCTTGGAGGCGAAGGTGCCTGGAATCCCACGTTCGTGCCGGCAGAATCCCACGTGCTCCTGGCGGGCAAGGATCCGATAGCCACCGACGCGATTGCCGCCCTGCTCTTGGGATTGAACCCCGAAGAGGAGACCCTGCCTCTTCCCGACGGAGTTCGGCGCTGCGATAATCACCTCGATCTCTTGCGCCAATGCGGGAAAGGGACGAACCGCTTGAGTGAGATCCAGGTCGTCGGCGACGGGGCAGGCCGGGTAACGGGAGTGTGGCACGGGCAAGAGAAGGGCTTGGCCGAGCGGCCGAGGATCCTGTGGAGCTACCCCAACCCGTTCAATGCGGTCACGCGTGTTCATTTCGAGGTGCCAGCTGCGGGTTGGGTGGAGCTGGAGACCTTCGACGCGGTAGGGCGGCGCGTTGGCCGGCTGTACAAGGGCTGGGTGCCGGCGGGAGAACACCAGGTGAGCTGGGACGCTCGCGGACTTCCGAGCGGGGTTTACTTCTGCCGACTTCAATACGGCCGGACCTACCATACCACCAGACTGGTGCTCGAGAGATAGGTAGGCATCCAATCGAGAACGGAAAAGACGGGAGTGACCCATGGAGTCCCAGACTGCACGACTCAAGCTGAAAGAGAAGGTGGGTTACGCTGTGGGGGATACAGCTTCGAATCTCTTCTTCCAGACCTTCATGCTCTTCCTGATGTACTTCTACACCGATGTCTTCGGACTACCCGCCGCGGCTGTGGGCACTATGTTCCTGATCACACGCATATGGGACGCCGTCAATGACCCCATCATGGGCATGATCGCCGATCGGACGAACAGCCGCTGGGGCAAGTTTCGCCCGTACCTGCTGTGGGCGGCCATCCCCTTCGGAATCATGGGGATTCTGACCTTCACAACACCGAATCTCTCAACCTCGGGCAAGCTGATCTACGCCTATGTGACTTACACCCTGATGATGATGGCCTACACGGCGGTGAATGTGCCGTACTCGGCCCTCATGGGGGTAATTACCCCTGACTCAATGGAAAGGACCGAAATCTCCTCCTACCGCTTTGTTGCAGCGTTCGTCGGCGGGGTGATCGTCCAGGCGAGCACGATGTCCATGGTTCGCTACTTCGGACGCGGAAATGAGGCGGTGGGTTGGCGCTCGGCGATGAGCGTGCTTTCTGTGCTGGCGGTCTCGCTCTTCGTGGTGACGTTTCTCACGACCAAGGAAAGGGTCTATCCGCCGAAGGGCCAGAAAAGCAACTTCCGGCAGGACCTGAAAGACTTGTTCACGAACGTGCCGTGGCTTCTGATCGCCGGCGCCACGGTGATGCAGCTGATGTACATCGTCACGCGCAACAGTTCGATCATGTACTACTTCAAGTACTACGTCCAGGACCAGCGCCTAAACCTCTTCGGCAAGGTCATTGCCCTCCCGTTCGACACATTTGCCTCGTCCTTCATGCTTTCCGGCACAATCGCGACGATCCTCGGCGCTGTGCTGGCCAAATGGTTTGCCAAGGTGCTGGATAAGCGGAATACCTACGCCGGATTCCTGGCCCTCAGTTCTCTGCTTACTACTTGCTATTACTTCATCAAACCCCAGGAGGTTGTACTGATCTATCTCATCAACATTCTTCTCTCATTCCTGCTCGGACCTGTGTCCGTTCTCCAGTGGGCCATGTATACCGACACAGCCGACTACGGTGAGTGGAAGAAAGGGCGCCGGGCCACGGGTCTCGTAATGTCGGCCTCCCTCTTCGCACTGAAGCTGGGCCTGACCCTGGGGGGCGCGGTCTCTGGATGGATCCTTGGCTACTATGGCTTCGTGGCGAACCAGCCTCAGACGCCGGAGACGCTCTACGGGATCCGAATGCTGATGAGCTTTTACCCGGCAATCCCGGGGCTTGTAGGCGCTGCGCTCATGATCTTCTATCCGCTCAGCAACCGGATGATGAAGAAGATTGAGCAGGATCTTGCGGAGAGGCGGCGGGCGGTCGCCCAATCGGCTCTTGCCTAACCGGAGGACCTGCTTCGGGCAAGGTGCCGATGCAGGTCCGGCGGAAGAAAGGGGGTGGCCATCGGAGGGTAGATCCTCTCGAAGCCCCCGCGCTACCCCGCGGAGGTCTGGAGCGCGCCGAGGGTGGCGAGTGTGGTCGGCAGCCCACGGAGGCCAAGGAAACAAGGGGAGCTGTTCCTACGGTGCCGAGGAAGCACCGGGTTTCTCTCGTCGGGGCCGGCTCCGCGAGGAAGGGGCGTGTGCTCATATGGATCGCTCGTTGGGGAAGCCGGAGATGCTCCCGTGGGCCGAACTCGCGGAATCTGTGGCGCCCGGGAGAGGGCGCGGACCCAGGGCTGAGGTTTTCCTCTTGGGCGGAAGTTCGGGGTAGGTGGCCCCGCAGAAGCTACCGGGGGCTGCGTCTTGTCCAATTGGGCCGGTGGGGAGGGGGTTCCTGTGGGGTGTCCTCGTCCGACGATGAGCAGGACGTCGCGCTAAATCCCGAGTTCAAGCTGACGCCCACCTTCCGGAGCTGCGATTGATCGGAGCTCGGGAAAATGGGCGAGCAGGGGCTCAGGTACAGGAACGGCCGCTCCCGTGAGCTTTGCCTTCATCTGGAGGGCGTTGACCACCGCCTTGCCGCCGTAGTGGTTGTTGTAGATTAGGAACGTCGCCTTGGCCTTCCTCTCCACGTCGCGGACGCGGTCCGCCCATTCCTCCAGTTCCTGATCGGAGTAGAGGTAGTTGTAGCGAGCATCGCGGCCGGCGTCTTCGCGGAACCAGTCCGCGTAGTTGCGTCCGTGGAACCGTACGTAGGCGATGGGTGCGGTCACTTCCGACGTCGGGGGGATGGATCGCCCGATTACGGGCTGGTCGATGTTGGCGAAGCCGACGTTGCGCTCCCGAAGGAAGTCGAAGATTTCCCGACGAAGCCAGCTCGCGTGTCGGAACTCGACCACAAGGGGATATTCCGCGAACGCGTCGAGGAGGCGTGAGAGAAACAGGCGGTTTTCCGCCTCATTCTTGAACCGCCAGGGGAATTGAACGAGCAGGGCGCCCAGTCTGTCTGCTTCGAGAAGAGGGGCAATGCCTTCCCGGAAGAGCCTTTCCTCCTCACTCCCCGGGGCTATCCCTTCGTGCGTGAATCCCTGCCAGAGCTTGGCTGTAAAGCGAAAGCGCCGGTTCTGCTCCACCTTCCGCACCCACTCCCTCACCATCCAGGGAGTGGGTGGACGGTAAAACGTGGTGTTGATTTCGATCGTATCGAAGTACCGCGCAAGGTACTCGAGCTCGGAAAACCCGCGCGCCCTCTTGAGTGGGTACACAACGCCTTTCCAGTCCTCGTAGCTCCACCCGGCAGGTCCTACGTACGTGTGTCTTTGGTTATCTGGAATGGGTTTCACAGTCCGATCTCCTGATGGTCCGCGTCTGGCTCCTCTACTTTGGCTCCCGGCTTGCGGAATCAAGAACCGGGGGCGTTCGGTCGCCCTGGTGGCTGGTGACCCAGGGCCCTGCCGCCCGACCGGCTGGCGAGTTGGGCCCACAACGAAGGGGACATGGCCTTCGCGTCGATCTTTCCCCGGGTAGTTTCGAAGTCACCGACCAATGGAGACCCTCGTGTCTGTGTCTGAGGAGCCGGAGTGAGGCCCTCCGCCGCTTGCCCAACGGCGAACCTCTGGCTTTCACGTCTCCGCAGGGCGAAGCCTGAACACACCTCAGAGGAACTGAACCTTCTCCACCGTCAGCGTAAACGCTCCAAAGTCCTCTTCCACAATTCCGGTCAGGAGATAGGGTCGGGTGTACGACAACATGTAACAGAATCGGTTGTAGGCTTCCGGGAAGAACGTGGCGTCGTAGAGAGCCGTCGTGTCCTCGAAGCTGACGAATTCCATAAGCTCTTCTTCCTTGGTCTTGGCCAGCTTCTCGGTGATCAGCCACCCTGCCACCTGTACGCGCTTTCCGGGGTATCGGGGGAGATCCTTGGCCGGGATGACCCGGAGCGCTTGGAGCCGGTCCCTGTAGAGCTCCAGGGGATGTTTGCTGATTAGGAGCCCGAGCGCTTCCAGTTCCAACCGCAAACGGGTCCGCTCGTCGTACTCAGGCAGAGCTGGAGGCAAGGCATCTTCGGTAGGGAGATCAAAAAGGTCGGGATAGGCTGTAACCCTTGCCTTGGGACGAGCATAGAAACTGGCCAGCCACATCATCTGGGGGCGCGTCAGGCTCGGCTCTACACTGTCGAACGCACCCGCCTTGATGAGCTGTCGGACTTCCGACGCGTCGAGTTTCACCCGCCGCAGGAAGTCGCGCAGGGACAGGTACGGGCCGTTGCGTCGCCTCTCCTCTACGATAGCCTCCAGGCTCTCCTGCCGCATTTGCTTAACCTGCATAAGGCCGACGCGAATCCAGTCGTTCGAGCCGGTGTAAGGGATGTCGCTCTCGTTGATGTCGGGCGGGAGGATGCGAAGGCCCATGCGCTTGGCCTCCGAGATGTAAGCGAAGGTCGAGTAATATCCGCCCTGGTTTGAGATGACGGCGGCCATGAATTCCGCCGGGAAATGGGCACGGAGGTAGGCCGATTTGTACGAGACCAGCGCGTATGAGGCTGAGTGGGGCTTGCAGAAGCTGTACCCGCTGAAGCTAAGGATCATGTCCCAAATCTTGTCGATAGTGTCTTTAGGCACCCCCCGCTCCAGGGCCCCGTGGTAAAACTTCTCCCGGTAGTCCTGGAGCTGTTTCTGCCTGTGCTTTTTGGAAAGAACCTTGCGCAGCTCGTCTGCCTCGGCCGCATCGAAGCCTGCAAGCTCCATGGCAACGCGGGACACATCCTCCTGATAGACCATGATGCCGTAGGTATCCCGCATGATCTGTTCGAGCAGGGGATGGATGGGTTCGTAGCTGCCGCCCCGCAGGCGGCGAACGTATTCCCGGATGTAGGTGTTCGCTGCCGGTCGAATGATGGAGCTGTGGATCACAAGATGCTCAAAGTCGCCCGTGCCCGTCTTGCGCTGGAGCAGGCGCATGGCAGGCGACTCCACGTAGAAGACCCCCATCGTGTCGCCGCGCGCGATCAGTTCCTGAGTTGCCCGATCTTCGAGTGGGTTCCACTGCGCGTAGTCGATACGGATTCCGTGGTGCTCTTCGATCGCCCGCAGGGCATCCCGAATCACCGCCAGGGAACGGTTGCCCAGGAGATCGATCTTGACCAGCCCAGCGTCTTCGGCCTGATCCTTTTCCCACTGGATGATGCGCACCCCCTTGGCGGCCATCTCCACGGGCACGTAGTCTTCGACTTTCCCGGGCACGATGACCACACCACCGGGGTGAACGGAAAGGTGACGGGGGAAGTCGTGAATGCGATCCGCGAGCCTCAAAATCTCCGGCCATGGTGGCGGTAGATCAAGGTCGCGAAAGGCCGGATGGGAGGCCACGAGGGCCGAAACGCTCTCCGCATCCCAATAACCGGGAATGCGCTTGCTGACGCGTCCGATTTCCTGCTCCGGTAGTCCGTAGACCTTGGCAATCTCGCGTACGGCCGCACGCGCCTTGAAGGTGACGTGGTTGCTGATCATGGCCGTGCTTTCGCGGCCGAAACGAGCAAAGGTCCATTCCAGAACCTGGTCTCGCTCGTCCCACGGGAAGTCGACATCAATATCGGGAGGATCCTTCCGTCCTCGGTTCAGGAATCGCTCGAAGAACAGATCGTAGCGAACGGGGTCCACGTGTGTGATGCCCAGGCAGTACGACACGAGGCTGGCCGCAGCGGAGCCCCGTCCACAGGTCCGGGGAGCTTGCTTCACGATCTCGTGTACCACCAAGAAATAGGGGGCAAAGCCTTTTTCGCGAATGATCTCCAGCTCGTACTCGAGCCGCTGGCGCACCGGCTCGGTAATCTCCCCATAGCGCCATCGGGCCCCCTCGTAGCACAGGTGCCGCAGGTAGTCGAAAGCCGATTGTCCATCAGGGCCGGTGACCGGAACGAACACGAACCCGCCGAATCCGAATTCGAAAACGCACTTCTCGGCAATACGCACCGTATTGGCCAGGGCCTCTGGTACGCTGCTGAACGCTTGGGCCATGGCCTGGGGCGAGTGAAAGAGAGCCGTGGGCGGGGCCAGTTCAGACCCTGGAACGCGTTCCAGCGTGCTGTTCGTGGCAATGGCCCGCAGGAGGCGGTGAAGAATGTAGTCCGCAGGAGTAAGGAAATAGCTTCCCGCAGTTGCTACGGGCTGAAGGCCTCGAGAGCGAGCGAACTCGAGGAGAGCCCGTCGGGGCGCACTGATCCGCAGCTCCGCGTAGAGGTCTTGGCAGCTCAAGTGGCGGGCGAGGCGGTCGAGGACGCTGGGGCAGTCGCTGAGAACCACGAGATCTTCAGGGCGCTGGAGGATCGCCTCGACGAGGGAGAAGTCCGGCTTCAGGTGGCGTTCTGTGAGAATATGAGACAGGTTTCTGTAGCCTCGCTGGCTCTTACACAGGAGGACAGCTCGCTCGTTGGCCGTGCTTACTTCTGCGCCCACCAGGGGGACGAGGCCGTGATCCTTCGCGGCTTGGAGGAAGCGGATGAGCCCGTACACCCCGTTTGTGTCCGTGAGGGCCAGATAAGGCAGGCCGAAACGAGCGGCGGCGGCGCAGATTTCCTCC is a window from the candidate division KSB1 bacterium genome containing:
- a CDS encoding DUF72 domain-containing protein, which codes for MKPIPDNQRHTYVGPAGWSYEDWKGVVYPLKRARGFSELEYLARYFDTIEINTTFYRPPTPWMVREWVRKVEQNRRFRFTAKLWQGFTHEGIAPGSEEERLFREGIAPLLEADRLGALLVQFPWRFKNEAENRLFLSRLLDAFAEYPLVVEFRHASWLRREIFDFLRERNVGFANIDQPVIGRSIPPTSEVTAPIAYVRFHGRNYADWFREDAGRDARYNYLYSDQELEEWADRVRDVERKAKATFLIYNNHYGGKAVVNALQMKAKLTGAAVPVPEPLLAHFPELRSIAAPEGGRQLELGI
- a CDS encoding DNA polymerase III subunit alpha, producing MSTFVHLHVHSYFSLCRGVNAPEEICAAAARFGLPYLALTDTNGVYGLIRFLQAAKDHGLVPLVGAEVSTANERAVLLCKSQRGYRNLSHILTERHLKPDFSLVEAILQRPEDLVVLSDCPSVLDRLARHLSCQDLYAELRISAPRRALLEFARSRGLQPVATAGSYFLTPADYILHRLLRAIATNSTLERVPGSELAPPTALFHSPQAMAQAFSSVPEALANTVRIAEKCVFEFGFGGFVFVPVTGPDGQSAFDYLRHLCYEGARWRYGEITEPVRQRLEYELEIIREKGFAPYFLVVHEIVKQAPRTCGRGSAAASLVSYCLGITHVDPVRYDLFFERFLNRGRKDPPDIDVDFPWDERDQVLEWTFARFGRESTAMISNHVTFKARAAVREIAKVYGLPEQEIGRVSKRIPGYWDAESVSALVASHPAFRDLDLPPPWPEILRLADRIHDFPRHLSVHPGGVVIVPGKVEDYVPVEMAAKGVRIIQWEKDQAEDAGLVKIDLLGNRSLAVIRDALRAIEEHHGIRIDYAQWNPLEDRATQELIARGDTMGVFYVESPAMRLLQRKTGTGDFEHLVIHSSIIRPAANTYIREYVRRLRGGSYEPIHPLLEQIMRDTYGIMVYQEDVSRVAMELAGFDAAEADELRKVLSKKHRQKQLQDYREKFYHGALERGVPKDTIDKIWDMILSFSGYSFCKPHSASYALVSYKSAYLRAHFPAEFMAAVISNQGGYYSTFAYISEAKRMGLRILPPDINESDIPYTGSNDWIRVGLMQVKQMRQESLEAIVEERRRNGPYLSLRDFLRRVKLDASEVRQLIKAGAFDSVEPSLTRPQMMWLASFYARPKARVTAYPDLFDLPTEDALPPALPEYDERTRLRLELEALGLLISKHPLELYRDRLQALRVIPAKDLPRYPGKRVQVAGWLITEKLAKTKEEELMEFVSFEDTTALYDATFFPEAYNRFCYMLSYTRPYLLTGIVEEDFGAFTLTVEKVQFL
- a CDS encoding MFS transporter, whose translation is MESQTARLKLKEKVGYAVGDTASNLFFQTFMLFLMYFYTDVFGLPAAAVGTMFLITRIWDAVNDPIMGMIADRTNSRWGKFRPYLLWAAIPFGIMGILTFTTPNLSTSGKLIYAYVTYTLMMMAYTAVNVPYSALMGVITPDSMERTEISSYRFVAAFVGGVIVQASTMSMVRYFGRGNEAVGWRSAMSVLSVLAVSLFVVTFLTTKERVYPPKGQKSNFRQDLKDLFTNVPWLLIAGATVMQLMYIVTRNSSIMYYFKYYVQDQRLNLFGKVIALPFDTFASSFMLSGTIATILGAVLAKWFAKVLDKRNTYAGFLALSSLLTTCYYFIKPQEVVLIYLINILLSFLLGPVSVLQWAMYTDTADYGEWKKGRRATGLVMSASLFALKLGLTLGGAVSGWILGYYGFVANQPQTPETLYGIRMLMSFYPAIPGLVGAALMIFYPLSNRMMKKIEQDLAERRRAVAQSALA